The Virgibacillus dokdonensis genome includes a window with the following:
- a CDS encoding HTH domain-containing protein: MDIKSGDPRDDLKIILEDYKITPYTFGLISGLDEKTVMEFANHKNDLEHLSHEQKGHIVSMIGLLSDGMTLVTADERVKAIIEILNGEFQISNETLALYAKIDEIELDEFMKDCDSLTFDKRYRLAVVALFLVKLFSDNIKNK; this comes from the coding sequence ATGGATATAAAAAGTGGAGACCCAAGAGATGATTTAAAGATCATTCTTGAGGACTATAAAATAACCCCTTACACTTTTGGTTTAATCAGTGGTCTTGATGAAAAAACAGTAATGGAATTTGCAAATCATAAAAATGATTTAGAACATTTATCTCACGAACAAAAAGGGCATATTGTGTCAATGATTGGTTTATTATCAGACGGAATGACTCTCGTAACAGCAGATGAAAGAGTTAAAGCAATTATTGAAATCTTAAATGGAGAATTTCAAATTTCAAATGAAACATTGGCTTTATATGCAAAAATAGATGAAATAGAATTAGATGAATTTATGAAAGACTGTGATTCTTTAACATTTGATAAACGTTACCGATTAGCAGTTGTAGCTTTATTCCTTGTCAAACTTTTTTCTGATAACATTAAAAATAAATAG
- a CDS encoding Dps family protein, with protein sequence MVQDKTPHERLQEEQKHKEHVHHTKINAAAIADHILGNIHTMHVKLHQYHWYVKGPHFFSIHDKLNEMYNTNEEWFDKIAERLIASGHKPASTTTEFEKYSMLSEDPADKYLKAEEMVENVIEDFRSTRGLTVRAIHLAQEEGDDAFEDTLIAFKSHLNENIWMLQAYLGKEALEDDDDFDEDDDEE encoded by the coding sequence ATGGTACAAGACAAAACACCACACGAAAGACTGCAAGAAGAGCAAAAACACAAAGAACACGTGCACCATACAAAAATTAATGCAGCAGCCATCGCAGATCATATTTTAGGCAATATCCATACAATGCATGTAAAGTTGCATCAGTATCATTGGTATGTGAAAGGACCGCATTTCTTCAGTATCCATGACAAATTGAATGAAATGTACAACACAAATGAAGAGTGGTTCGATAAAATTGCAGAACGCCTAATTGCTTCCGGTCATAAGCCAGCTTCTACAACTACTGAATTTGAAAAGTATTCTATGCTTTCGGAAGACCCTGCTGACAAGTATTTGAAAGCGGAAGAAATGGTTGAAAATGTAATTGAAGATTTCAGAAGCACCCGCGGCTTAACCGTTCGCGCGATCCATTTGGCACAAGAAGAAGGCGATGATGCATTTGAAGATACACTGATTGCTTTCAAAAGTCATTTGAATGAAAATATCTGGATGCTGCAGGCCTATCTTGGCAAAGAAGCATTAGAAGACGACGATGATTTTGACGAGGATGACGACGAAGAGTAA
- a CDS encoding CadD family cadmium resistance transporter, with product MITTILTAAAVYIATGIDYLVILILLFSQIKKGQEKHIWIGKYVGTIIVIGVSLLVALGVANLIPQQWVIGLLGLLPLYLGIKIWIKGEEDEDEGKILSIFSSDRFNQLWLSVTFIVLASSADDFSIYVPYFTTLNATEILVTIIVILIMIGVLLYVGYRLAHVNFVSEKIEKYERWIVPIVFIGLGIYIMFENGTFNALISFLL from the coding sequence ATGATTACAACGATACTTACAGCAGCTGCCGTTTATATAGCAACAGGGATTGATTACCTTGTTATTTTGATTCTCCTGTTTTCACAAATAAAAAAAGGACAGGAAAAACATATTTGGATAGGAAAGTATGTTGGAACGATAATTGTTATAGGAGTAAGCCTTTTAGTTGCTCTAGGAGTTGCAAACCTAATTCCCCAACAATGGGTTATAGGACTACTTGGACTTTTACCACTTTACTTAGGTATCAAAATATGGATTAAAGGAGAAGAGGATGAAGATGAAGGCAAAATTTTGTCCATATTTTCCTCAGATAGGTTTAATCAATTATGGCTGTCAGTCACTTTTATCGTATTGGCTTCCAGTGCGGATGACTTTTCCATTTATGTACCGTATTTCACAACGTTAAATGCGACTGAAATCCTTGTTACTATTATTGTTATTTTAATTATGATTGGTGTTTTACTCTATGTCGGCTATCGTTTAGCCCACGTGAATTTTGTATCGGAAAAAATTGAGAAATATGAACGTTGGATTGTTCCAATTGTTTTTATAGGGCTAGGAATTTATATTATGTTTGAAAATGGCACATTCAATGCTTTGATTTCATTTCTTCTTTAA
- a CDS encoding heavy-metal-associated domain-containing protein, whose amino-acid sequence MQKAVIQLETLSCPSCMQKIENAVKGLNGVNQDSLKVLFNASKVKVDFDSETVDIEKIEKAIKDLGYPVIKSKVKAA is encoded by the coding sequence ATGCAAAAAGCAGTTATTCAATTAGAAACATTATCTTGTCCATCTTGTATGCAAAAGATTGAAAATGCGGTGAAAGGATTAAACGGGGTTAATCAAGATAGCTTAAAAGTATTATTCAATGCAAGTAAAGTGAAAGTAGATTTTGATTCCGAAACGGTAGACATCGAAAAGATTGAAAAGGCAATTAAAGACCTAGGCTATCCAGTCATCAAATCAAAGGTAAAAGCAGCCTAA
- a CDS encoding response regulator transcription factor — MKINIFVVEDDDALFAALKKGLEAWSFRVTRPDDFEGVMRSFLEQQPQLVIMDVTLPKFDGFHWCREIRAVSKVPIVFLSSRDHPMDMVMALSMGADDFIQKPFHTDVLYAKIQAILRRTYAYGEEQVNILEWNGALIDLNRGVIRNAEKEVDLTKNEFFILITLVKSNNVIISRYDLIRKLWEDEQFVNDNTLTANITRLRQKLETIDLADAIVTKKGLGYMAITL; from the coding sequence ATGAAGATAAACATATTTGTTGTTGAAGATGATGATGCCTTGTTTGCTGCGTTGAAGAAAGGTCTAGAGGCTTGGTCGTTCCGGGTCACGAGACCAGATGATTTTGAAGGTGTGATGCGTTCATTTCTTGAACAACAGCCTCAGCTCGTCATCATGGATGTAACACTCCCGAAATTTGACGGTTTTCATTGGTGTCGCGAGATTCGCGCTGTATCCAAAGTACCCATTGTTTTTCTTTCCTCCCGCGATCATCCAATGGATATGGTCATGGCGCTAAGCATGGGGGCGGACGATTTCATCCAGAAGCCGTTTCATACAGACGTGCTTTATGCTAAAATTCAAGCCATTCTCCGGAGGACCTATGCTTATGGCGAAGAGCAAGTGAATATTCTTGAATGGAACGGTGCCTTGATTGATTTGAATCGAGGTGTCATTCGAAACGCTGAGAAAGAAGTGGATTTAACAAAAAATGAATTTTTTATCCTGATCACGCTCGTGAAATCGAACAATGTCATTATCTCGCGCTATGACTTGATACGAAAGCTGTGGGAGGATGAACAGTTCGTGAACGACAATACCCTCACGGCGAATATAACCCGTTTGCGGCAGAAGCTGGAAACGATCGATTTGGCAGACGCGATTGTGACAAAAAAAGGGCTCGGTTATATGGCCATCACTTTATAG
- a CDS encoding ArpU family phage packaging/lysis transcriptional regulator, with protein MNFAAEIEGVFTKEEIESFLKDEQQFYIEYAEENWLDRYFKIKAMSQKTHVPSITSVISDTPGGSNLNNSKTEQFALKSVQASEWLDTLLYAVESLAPAEQKLIELKYMKKRNDGSRYCDEVIYPQLFIGKTRYYELKKEALEMLGRKLYGLFSERGFS; from the coding sequence ATGAATTTTGCTGCTGAAATTGAAGGAGTTTTTACGAAAGAAGAAATTGAATCATTTTTAAAAGATGAACAGCAATTTTATATTGAATATGCAGAGGAAAACTGGTTAGACCGTTATTTTAAAATAAAGGCAATGTCGCAAAAAACACACGTACCTAGTATTACTTCCGTCATATCGGATACACCAGGTGGATCAAATCTTAACAATAGTAAAACAGAACAATTTGCTCTAAAATCTGTTCAAGCGAGTGAATGGTTAGACACATTATTATATGCAGTGGAATCTCTTGCTCCAGCTGAACAAAAATTAATTGAATTAAAGTACATGAAGAAGCGTAATGATGGTTCCAGATACTGTGATGAAGTTATTTATCCTCAGTTGTTTATCGGAAAGACAAGATACTATGAGCTGAAAAAGGAAGCTTTAGAAATGCTGGGAAGAAAACTATATGGTTTATTTAGTGAAAGAGGTTTTTCGTAA
- the tnpA gene encoding IS200/IS605 family transposase, whose translation MSSDNSLSHTRWNCKYHIVFIPKYRRKIVYGKLRRDIGAILRRLCEMKDVEIIEAHAMPDHIHMLVKIPPKMSVSYFMGYLKGKSSLMIHDRHANLKYNHGNRIFWAKGYYVSTVGLNEKTIAKYIREQEMEDRLRDNMSKREYVDPFKDK comes from the coding sequence ATGTCGAGTGACAATAGTTTATCACACACAAGATGGAATTGTAAGTACCATATTGTGTTCATACCAAAATACAGAAGAAAGATTGTATACGGGAAATTAAGAAGAGATATCGGAGCTATACTTAGAAGATTGTGTGAAATGAAAGATGTGGAAATCATTGAAGCACATGCAATGCCAGATCATATCCACATGTTAGTGAAAATACCACCAAAGATGTCCGTATCGTATTTTATGGGATATCTAAAAGGTAAGAGTTCTTTAATGATCCACGATAGACATGCCAATTTAAAATATAATCATGGAAATCGTATATTTTGGGCCAAAGGATATTACGTAAGTACGGTAGGCTTAAATGAAAAAACGATCGCCAAATATATTCGAGAGCAAGAAATGGAGGATCGTCTCCGAGACAACATGAGTAAACGAGAATACGTGGATCCATTCAAAGATAAATAG
- a CDS encoding sensor histidine kinase has translation MFIRYVGARKSWILLFVGLLGFADALILLDQGFQVTLTSLLYFNAAFILFFLLFFLWRFKRETKYTAALAALQENMALDWIETLPEPGDGLEQMTDDILREATLQFKRKLSDYKENQLIAKEFTASWIHEVKTPLTVIKLILDALPSDPEIRKIEAEWLRVYLLVDRQLHMTRLPALEADYVLESASVQHLAAEEIRELAPWCMEKNLAVSIEGTDVKAITDQKWCRFILRQLLTNAVKYTPANTAIMIVTDVTETGQVFLDVIDEGPGIQPHELPRIFDKGFTGENGRIQNAATGMGLYLANTVADKLGITLEVQPSQTKGSVMRMIFVNPNAFEAVRRGAGE, from the coding sequence ATGTTTATTCGTTACGTTGGTGCAAGGAAAAGCTGGATTTTACTGTTTGTCGGCTTACTCGGCTTTGCCGATGCTCTGATCCTTCTTGATCAAGGCTTCCAGGTTACATTGACTTCTCTCCTTTATTTTAACGCCGCATTTATTCTGTTCTTTCTCCTGTTTTTTTTATGGCGCTTCAAAAGAGAGACAAAATATACCGCCGCGTTGGCTGCTTTGCAGGAAAACATGGCCTTAGACTGGATTGAGACACTTCCTGAACCTGGTGACGGCCTAGAACAGATGACCGACGACATTCTACGGGAGGCCACCCTTCAGTTCAAACGAAAGCTTTCTGACTATAAAGAAAATCAACTGATTGCGAAAGAATTTACGGCCTCATGGATTCATGAGGTGAAGACTCCTCTCACCGTCATTAAGCTAATCCTAGATGCCCTGCCAAGTGATCCGGAAATACGTAAAATTGAAGCGGAATGGTTACGGGTGTATTTGTTGGTCGATCGTCAGCTGCATATGACTCGATTGCCTGCGCTCGAAGCAGACTATGTTCTTGAATCTGCCTCCGTCCAGCACCTTGCCGCAGAAGAAATACGGGAACTGGCACCGTGGTGTATGGAAAAAAATCTAGCGGTTAGTATCGAAGGAACGGATGTAAAGGCGATTACAGACCAAAAATGGTGCCGCTTTATCCTTCGGCAATTGTTAACGAATGCCGTGAAATATACTCCTGCGAATACAGCAATAATGATTGTGACAGATGTAACGGAGACAGGCCAAGTCTTTTTGGATGTCATCGATGAAGGACCGGGAATACAGCCGCACGAATTGCCACGTATCTTCGATAAAGGCTTCACGGGTGAAAACGGTAGGATTCAAAACGCAGCGACCGGAATGGGGCTCTATCTTGCAAATACCGTTGCAGATAAATTAGGAATTACCCTCGAGGTGCAACCCAGTCAAACGAAAGGTTCGGTGATGCGAATGATTTTTGTCAATCCCAACGCATTCGAAGCTGTCCGAAGAGGGGCGGGCGAGTAA
- a CDS encoding ABC transporter permease has product MLTVFELALRSMRQNMKHYYLYFFALTFSMSLYFVFTSLQHDQAVQNMTHPSVDFSGGLQIAGVMLIVIIGIFTLSANGIFLRRRSREIGLFQLIGLSKGWVARYLMIENILIGLGALLAAIICGPMISRMFVLILLNLLDLEGIVGISFSVTAAFKTVMVYFLINVITSIQMIQKVYRSTLLDLFQADKRPDLTKPPKAVASAIFALLGLALIGYGYELSGHINKQLFVNALLMLGSIVAGTYLLFRVTIRWCFYLFRKRKDGHLGLTNSLSMAPLMHHTKANANSLTLITLLSAMTITMISMAYSFYYSVEQETRRDLPYDFMFENEQQEALSFQSELEEEGIDVKHHVVEAVLTQGVILDPNDESYKFEESLLWLPAEQLKQTGADVDMPPDGEAILYNAGASLSGDLDKRYPTEIELEQHGQTIKYTLRTVMERNIMNLDASGTQLLVSEATMDKIAEQMAGTPDYQKIHFDTYQVRDKEELAIASALYAKSVSLDRLTEDFYSQYKEVLQMTGMLIFIAAFLGLVFLISTGSILYFKQMTEAEQEKQSFKTLRQLGFDVNMIMKGIIRKQAIVFLLPLSIGLLHSIFAIKASSFMIRSDTMIPASIAMSIYTVIYFVFALFTIGYYRNIVKNAIS; this is encoded by the coding sequence ATGTTGACCGTATTTGAATTAGCTCTTCGCAGCATGCGACAAAATATGAAGCATTATTATTTGTACTTCTTTGCGTTGACCTTTAGTATGAGCCTGTACTTTGTCTTCACCTCCCTACAGCACGATCAGGCTGTTCAAAATATGACACATCCGAGCGTTGACTTCTCTGGCGGCTTGCAAATTGCGGGAGTCATGCTAATTGTCATCATTGGGATTTTTACCCTCTCGGCGAACGGCATATTCCTGCGTCGCCGTAGTCGAGAAATCGGATTATTCCAGCTGATTGGTCTTTCCAAAGGCTGGGTAGCCCGATATCTCATGATCGAGAATATCCTGATTGGCTTAGGTGCACTACTTGCTGCGATCATTTGCGGGCCGATGATTTCAAGGATGTTCGTCCTGATTTTGTTGAATCTGCTCGACTTAGAAGGGATTGTCGGCATCAGCTTCTCCGTAACCGCGGCTTTTAAAACGGTGATGGTCTATTTTCTCATCAACGTCATCACTTCCATTCAGATGATCCAGAAGGTTTATCGCAGCACCCTTCTGGATCTGTTTCAAGCCGATAAGCGACCTGATCTCACTAAGCCGCCTAAAGCAGTGGCATCTGCTATTTTCGCCCTGCTCGGTCTGGCATTGATTGGATACGGCTATGAATTATCAGGTCATATCAATAAACAGTTATTCGTCAACGCATTATTGATGCTCGGATCCATCGTTGCAGGGACATACTTATTGTTTCGCGTTACGATCAGATGGTGCTTTTACCTGTTCCGCAAACGTAAAGATGGACACCTAGGCTTAACAAACAGCCTGTCGATGGCTCCGCTGATGCACCATACGAAAGCAAATGCCAACTCACTTACTTTGATTACGTTGTTATCGGCGATGACGATCACGATGATTTCTATGGCTTACTCCTTCTACTACTCCGTAGAGCAAGAGACCCGCCGTGATCTCCCTTATGATTTTATGTTTGAAAACGAGCAGCAGGAGGCGCTGTCGTTCCAGAGCGAGCTGGAGGAGGAAGGCATCGATGTGAAACACCACGTCGTTGAAGCGGTTCTGACGCAAGGCGTCATCCTTGATCCGAATGACGAATCCTACAAGTTTGAAGAAAGTTTGTTATGGCTTCCGGCTGAACAGCTTAAACAAACAGGCGCAGATGTCGACATGCCGCCAGATGGAGAAGCCATTTTGTACAATGCTGGTGCCTCACTTTCTGGGGACTTAGATAAGCGATATCCAACCGAAATAGAGCTAGAGCAGCATGGACAGACCATTAAATATACATTGAGGACAGTGATGGAAAGGAACATCATGAATTTAGATGCTTCCGGAACTCAACTACTGGTGTCAGAAGCGACGATGGACAAGATCGCAGAACAAATGGCCGGTACCCCCGATTATCAAAAAATTCACTTTGATACGTATCAAGTTCGGGACAAGGAAGAGCTCGCCATCGCTTCCGCTCTATACGCAAAATCCGTCAGTCTTGATCGATTAACGGAGGATTTCTATTCGCAGTACAAAGAAGTGCTGCAAATGACAGGTATGCTCATTTTCATCGCAGCTTTCCTTGGACTTGTCTTTTTAATCTCAACTGGTAGCATCTTGTACTTCAAGCAAATGACCGAAGCCGAGCAGGAAAAGCAAAGCTTTAAGACGTTGCGTCAGCTCGGATTTGACGTGAATATGATCATGAAAGGCATTATCCGAAAGCAGGCCATCGTATTTCTACTCCCTCTCTCAATCGGTTTGCTGCATTCAATCTTTGCTATCAAGGCATCTTCATTTATGATCCGGTCGGACACCATGATCCCGGCATCCATCGCCATGTCGATTTACACGGTTATCTATTTTGTATTCGCTCTGTTTACTATAGGCTACTACCGCAACATTGTAAAAAACGCTATATCATAA
- a CDS encoding heavy metal translocating P-type ATPase: MQRFILGKKNQITLISAILIVLGFFGHFGLESMFIFNWSLIIASILGIAPIAIQAYQALKVKVVSIDVLVTIAVIGAVLIQNYEESAIVTFLFLFGSYLEQRTLNKTRSAIKELTELAPESALKQMDNEEFEEVEVDDVDEGDILLVKTGAKVPVDGTVLEGVGHINEASITGESLPVSKLKGSEVFAGTILENGTIQIQADRVGEDTTFGRIIELVEEAQDSKSEAERFIDRFSKYYTPAVLVLGIIVWLFSQNVELAITVLVLGCPGALVIGVPVSNVSGIGNGARNGVLLKGSEVINDFSKVDTIVFDKTGTLTIGNPEVAEKEFYGENTKEVLGYLASVERESDHPLAKAVLQDIGETNFSTVEETEVVKGGGIVATVDGHRIAVGNVALMEKENVVLNEKVKKDVERFEQNGNSLVLTAVDGVLHVLMGIRDQIRPGVKQDLQNLKKLGVKNLVVLSGDNQGTVDLVARELGLTEAHGHMLPEGKSAYIEKMQAKGQIIAFVGDGVNDSPSLALADIGIAMGSGTDVAIETSDVVLMNSDFSRLPHALGLTKSTARNMKQNIAIAVGVVLILLASLLFSEWMNMSIGMLVHEASILVVIFNGMRLLRYRLRG, encoded by the coding sequence ATGCAGAGATTTATATTAGGCAAAAAAAATCAGATTACATTAATCAGTGCCATTTTAATTGTTCTTGGATTCTTTGGTCATTTTGGTTTAGAAAGTATGTTCATTTTCAACTGGTCGCTCATTATTGCGTCCATTCTTGGAATCGCACCGATTGCAATTCAAGCGTATCAAGCATTAAAAGTAAAGGTCGTCAGTATTGATGTTTTAGTCACCATTGCTGTAATTGGTGCTGTGTTAATTCAAAACTACGAAGAATCAGCCATCGTTACGTTCTTGTTCTTATTTGGTTCTTATTTAGAACAACGTACCTTAAACAAAACACGATCTGCCATTAAAGAATTAACAGAATTGGCACCAGAAAGTGCTTTGAAACAAATGGACAATGAGGAATTTGAAGAAGTTGAAGTGGATGATGTAGATGAAGGCGACATATTATTAGTGAAAACTGGTGCAAAAGTGCCTGTAGATGGAACGGTACTGGAGGGTGTTGGTCATATTAATGAAGCAAGTATAACAGGTGAGTCTCTACCAGTAAGTAAATTAAAGGGTTCGGAAGTTTTCGCTGGAACCATTTTGGAAAATGGAACGATTCAAATCCAAGCTGACCGTGTTGGGGAAGATACGACATTTGGTCGCATTATCGAATTGGTAGAAGAGGCGCAGGATTCGAAATCAGAAGCAGAACGTTTCATTGATCGATTTTCCAAATACTATACACCAGCCGTTTTAGTCCTTGGTATTATTGTTTGGCTGTTTTCGCAAAATGTGGAACTCGCTATCACTGTTCTTGTTTTAGGATGTCCAGGAGCATTAGTCATCGGTGTCCCTGTATCCAACGTTTCCGGAATTGGAAATGGTGCACGAAATGGAGTCCTTTTAAAGGGAAGTGAAGTCATCAATGATTTCAGTAAAGTAGACACGATTGTTTTTGATAAAACAGGAACATTGACAATAGGAAACCCAGAAGTAGCAGAAAAGGAATTTTATGGAGAGAATACAAAAGAAGTTCTTGGATATTTGGCAAGTGTTGAACGTGAATCAGATCACCCATTAGCAAAAGCAGTCCTACAAGATATTGGTGAGACGAACTTTTCCACTGTAGAAGAAACGGAAGTGGTGAAAGGTGGCGGGATTGTCGCAACAGTAGATGGTCACCGTATCGCAGTTGGTAATGTAGCTTTAATGGAAAAAGAAAATGTCGTATTAAATGAAAAGGTCAAAAAAGATGTGGAACGCTTTGAACAAAATGGGAACTCCCTTGTCCTTACAGCAGTTGACGGGGTATTACACGTTCTGATGGGCATTCGAGATCAAATTCGCCCAGGTGTGAAACAAGACTTACAAAACTTGAAAAAACTTGGTGTGAAAAATCTTGTCGTCCTTTCTGGTGATAATCAGGGAACCGTAGATTTAGTTGCTCGAGAACTTGGATTAACAGAAGCACACGGTCATATGCTTCCAGAAGGAAAATCCGCATATATTGAAAAAATGCAAGCAAAAGGCCAAATCATTGCCTTTGTCGGTGACGGAGTGAATGATAGTCCTTCATTAGCCTTAGCGGATATCGGAATCGCCATGGGAAGTGGAACAGATGTTGCAATTGAAACATCGGATGTCGTTTTAATGAATTCTGACTTTAGTCGTTTACCACACGCATTAGGCTTAACAAAATCAACTGCAAGAAACATGAAACAAAATATTGCCATTGCAGTAGGTGTCGTATTAATCTTATTAGCCAGCTTACTGTTTAGTGAATGGATGAATATGTCTATCGGAATGTTGGTTCATGAAGCAAGTATCTTAGTTGTTATTTTCAACGGGATGAGATTGCTTCGATACCGTTTAAGAGGATAA
- a CDS encoding ABC transporter ATP-binding protein — MDQLNIEETVLQARNVHKTYGTKGNTQHVLKGIDLRVTRGEFVGIMGPSGSGKTTLLNVLATIDHQTDGTILIDDEDISKLSNSALSAFRRNKLGFIFQDYNLLDTLTVKENILLPISLSKMSKKKAESEFTALADVFDIKVLAHKYPHELSGGQKQRTAAGRALIHQPSIMFADEPTGALDSKSASSLLDVLEKVNQQRGVTVVMVTHDPVASSYCSRVVFLRDGKIYSELYRGDKTRHAFFNEILDVQAVLGGDHVDRI; from the coding sequence ATGGATCAGTTAAATATAGAAGAAACTGTTTTACAAGCACGAAATGTTCACAAAACATATGGTACGAAAGGAAACACACAGCATGTATTAAAAGGAATCGATTTACGCGTCACCCGCGGTGAATTTGTCGGCATTATGGGACCTTCCGGCTCAGGCAAGACGACATTGCTTAACGTTTTAGCCACGATTGATCATCAAACAGATGGAACTATTTTAATCGATGATGAAGATATCTCTAAGCTGAGTAATTCCGCGCTCTCCGCCTTTCGTCGCAACAAGCTGGGATTCATCTTCCAGGATTATAATCTACTGGACACGCTGACAGTGAAGGAAAATATCCTGTTGCCCATCTCCCTTAGCAAAATGAGCAAGAAAAAGGCGGAAAGCGAGTTCACAGCCCTCGCAGATGTGTTTGATATTAAAGTACTGGCACACAAATATCCACATGAATTATCAGGAGGCCAGAAACAACGGACAGCTGCCGGGCGCGCTCTAATCCACCAGCCTTCGATCATGTTTGCGGACGAACCGACCGGTGCACTGGATTCCAAATCCGCTTCCTCGTTACTGGACGTATTGGAGAAGGTCAATCAGCAGCGAGGCGTCACTGTTGTCATGGTAACCCATGATCCGGTAGCCTCCAGCTACTGCAGCCGTGTTGTGTTTTTAAGAGACGGGAAGATATATTCCGAGCTGTACCGCGGCGATAAAACAAGACATGCCTTCTTTAATGAAATTTTGGACGTACAAGCTGTACTAGGGGGTGACCATGTTGACCGTATTTGA
- a CDS encoding ArsR/SmtB family transcription factor: protein MNKKDTCEIYCYDEEKVNRIQGDLQTVDISSVVQLLKAIADEKRAKIAYVLCQDEELCVCDIANIIGTTVANASQHLRRLYKQGVVTYRKEGKLAFYSLDDARIKEIMTIALTHRNHHKLNRENMLEVGK, encoded by the coding sequence ATGAATAAAAAAGATACTTGTGAGATTTATTGTTATGACGAAGAAAAGGTCAATCGAATACAAGGGGATTTGCAGACAGTAGATATTTCTAGTGTTGTCCAATTGTTAAAAGCTATTGCTGATGAAAAAAGAGCAAAAATCGCATATGTTTTGTGTCAGGATGAAGAACTGTGTGTTTGCGATATAGCAAATATTATAGGTACGACAGTTGCAAATGCATCTCAACATTTACGAAGACTTTATAAGCAAGGCGTTGTGACGTATCGAAAAGAAGGGAAACTTGCATTTTATTCATTAGATGATGCACGTATCAAGGAAATAATGACGATTGCGTTGACACATAGGAACCATCATAAACTCAATAGGGAGAATATGTTGGAGGTGGGAAAATGA